The window CGCAGGATCAGGGCGGTGAGGAACCGGACGGCGCGGTAGGCGAGCCGGGCGGGCAGGGCGTACCAGTGCCCGAGCAGCGAGGCCCAGGCGTGGCCGCCGACGTGGTGGCCCAGTTCGTGGGCGAGGACGGCGGCGAGTTCGCCGTCGGGCAGGCGGCCGAGGGAGAAGGTGGTGACGCCGACGATGTGGCCGGCGGCGGCGACCGCGTTGAGGTCGGTGTCGTTTTCCTCGATCCACAGTGTGTACGTGGTGGCATCCACCCCGGCGCGGGCGGTGACCTCCCGCCAGACGGGCGTCAGCCGGGACGACTCCTGCGGAGTGGGACGACGCAGGCCCAGTACCCGCCGGGCGGCCAGCGATTCGGTGGGCCGGTGGAAGACGAGCAGCCCGGTCGCCAGCCAGCCGAGGACTCCGAGGAACGCCAGGTCTCCCAGGGCCGGCGCGGAGAGCAGGGCCACCACCGCCACGCTGCACAGGAAGAAGGGCAGGTGGATCAGGAGTGCGCCCAGCGCGGTGGCGTCCGCGTGCCGCTGCCGCGCCCTGAGGTGGACCCGCCGCTGATCGGTGCAGAGGCGATGAGCGTGGCGCGGAGCCGGCGCGGGGGGCTGCGGTGGGATCGCCAACGGGCCGGCGGGTGGGGGGCCGGCCCCGGGCTTCGGGTAGGGCGGGGGCGCGGACTCGGGGTACGGCGGGTCGGGGTACCGCGTGGGCTCGGCCGAGGAGGGCGGGTCGAAGCTGTCCGGCGGACGGGGCGTCAGGGGCATCGAGTACCTCGCGGTGCGGTGACGGCGTGAGCGGTGCCGTGCGGAAGCGGGGGACACAGTGGGGAGTGGGTCAGCCGGTGAGGACGGCCATGGGGAGCAGGGCGCTGCCGGCGCTGAAGGCGATCAGGCCGGTCCTGATCCAGCGGTGTTTGGCGGCGGCGATGCGGCTGGTCCCGGTGAGAGCGCGGGCCAGCCCGTGCAGCGGATCGCGTTCGGTGGCGGTGAGGGCGCGGGCCAGCTCGGCCTCGCCGGCCGCCGCCGCCTGGCGGATGTCGGCGAAGTAGGAGAGCGGCTCGCCCGGGGCCCAGGCGTCGGTGCGGTAGCGGGGGAGGACCGCGAGCAGCAGGGCGAGCAGGGAGACGGCGAGGGCGGCGGTCCCGGCCCACCACAAAACGAGCCCGGCCGCCCCCAGAGAGCCCGGGGCCCAGCCCTTGCCGGCCAGCAGGCCGGTGAAGACGCCCGCTGTCACGCCGAGCGCCGCCACCAGCACGGCCGCCTTGCTGTCG is drawn from Streptomyces diastaticus subsp. diastaticus and contains these coding sequences:
- a CDS encoding M48 family metalloprotease — protein: MPLTPRPPDSFDPPSSAEPTRYPDPPYPESAPPPYPKPGAGPPPAGPLAIPPQPPAPAPRHAHRLCTDQRRVHLRARQRHADATALGALLIHLPFFLCSVAVVALLSAPALGDLAFLGVLGWLATGLLVFHRPTESLAARRVLGLRRPTPQESSRLTPVWREVTARAGVDATTYTLWIEENDTDLNAVAAAGHIVGVTTFSLGRLPDGELAAVLAHELGHHVGGHAWASLLGHWYALPARLAYRAVRFLTALILRVAASISALGHLLVVLLLGYFALATLTTLYGLPLLILAAPYALAAVGRRAELRADQHAAALGFAPMLASVLHQMHEADQAARHQAALAARAAGTRLPEESAMAKLLATHPDHHTRLHHLQPWLQPRPPR
- a CDS encoding Pycsar system effector family protein: MTGLDLTASDPAPPPDQDTDHTRPHPAHLPHPVGQAPSPPPPGATVAARLLADLHTEIGRADSKAAVLVAALGVTAGVFTGLLAGKGWAPGSLGAAGLVLWWAGTAALAVSLLALLLAVLPRYRTDAWAPGEPLSYFADIRQAAAAGEAELARALTATERDPLHGLARALTGTSRIAAAKHRWIRTGLIAFSAGSALLPMAVLTG